A genomic window from Silurus meridionalis isolate SWU-2019-XX chromosome 21, ASM1480568v1, whole genome shotgun sequence includes:
- the LOC124403620 gene encoding cysteine-rich venom protein TEL1, whose translation MFLRSLCALALLQMSLTCSVPDQICTTLQAVQDEIVNIHNMFRRQVDPPASNMLMMSWSSEVAAIAQKWADTCSMEHGPPSSRMLGSYEMGENLLEGSPVISWTDVITEWHSEVANYNYSSGSGNGKPIGHYTQVVWFGSYQVGCGVAKCGGAYFYDCQYYRQGITEVWHHTLWENPVRPVHKHVTTNYVPIHALMSTLQQLQRVERKCPVLPGPETVLRG comes from the exons ATGTTTCTCCGGAGTCTGTGTGCACTCGCTCTGCTTCAGATGAGCTTAACCTGCAGTGTG CCAG ATCAGATCTGTACAACCTTACAGGCAGTGCAGGATGAAATCGTCAACATTCACAATATGTTTCGGAGACAAGTTGATCCACCTGCCAGCAACATGCTTATGATG AGCTGGAGCTCAGAAGTGGCTGCAATAGCTCAGAAGTGGGCGGACACCTGCTCCATGGAGCACGGCCCACCCAGCAGCCGCATGCTCGGAT CATATGAAATGGGTGAAAATCTGCTCGAAGGCTCTCCAGTCATTTCATGGACTGACGTCATAACAGAATGGCACAGCGAAGTGGCTAATTACAACTATTCCTCAGGGTCCGGCAACGGGAAACCCATCGGCCACTACACACAG GTGGTTTGGTTCGGTTCCTATCAAGTCGGCTGCGGTGTGGCAAAATGTGGAGGCGCCTATTTCTACGATTGCCAGTACTATCGGC AGGGAATTACAGAAGTGTGGCACCATACACTATGGGAGAACCCTGTTCGGCCTGTCCACAAGCATGTGACAACAAATTATGTA ccaATCCATGCACTTATGTCAACACTACAGCAACTGCAAAGAGTTGAAAGAAAATGCCCCGTGTTACCCGGACCTGAAACTGTATTGCGAGGCTGA